The DNA segment GCCGCCTATGTCGGGCAATGGCTGCAGAGTTTCCGCGAGTTCCCACCGCGCCAGAAGCCCGGCAGCTTCAACCTCGACCGCGTGATGGAGGCGGTGACCAGCAAGCCTGGCGGCGCCAACAACTAGTTGGGGTGCCAGAAAGGAAGAGAGAAGGAATATCGGGCCGCAGCCGTTTTGTAGCAGACTCGGCCCGACGCACCCAGCAACAGAGCATGCTACAGCAAAGGAAGGCACAGCTATGTCAACCTATAGGGCACGCGAAGCACACACCCGACGTGAATTCCTGGCTGGCTCGGTAGCAGTTGGTACCGCGCTCTTGGTGCATGGCGCACCGTTCGCCGCAGAGAACGGAAAGAAGACCTTCACGATCCTGCATACCAACGACATGCACTCTGCCTTCATCGGACTGGGTCCAGCCCAGGACTACACGCCGTTCAAGCTCAACGACGACGCAACCCGGGGCGGGTTCGCTCGCCTGGCCGGCCTGATTGAGAAGCGGAGTGCGGCGCGTAAAGGTCGTGGCCCTGTGCTAATACTTGATGCAGGCGATTACAGCATGGGGACTGCCTTCGGTGCCGCCACCCGCGAAGTCGGCGGCGAGCTTCAGCTCATGTCGCGAATGGGCTACGACGCAACCACGTTCGGTAACCATGAATTCGACTATGGTCCCGATGGCTTGGGCAAGTCGATCAGTGTGGCCGCCAGAGCCGGGCGGATTCCTGCGGTGCTCGCCGCGAATACAGACTTCTCGAAGGACGATGCCACGCTAGCTGACCTTAAGCAATTAGCGAAGCGTGGTGTGATCAGCCGTTGCGTCGTCATTGAGCGCGGCGGCATTCGCTTCGGCCTGTTCGGGGTGATCGGCAAGGAGGCCGTCTTCTACACCAACGGTGGTGCGGCTTCGTTCCCCGACGCCATCGAAGCGGCCCGGGAAACTGTAAAGATCCTACGTGAAACAGAGAGGGTGGATGTGGTCATCGCTCTCAGCCACGGTGGCGTGGAACAAGGCAAGGACGGGCGCTACACAGCAGGCGACGACATACGACTGGCCGAAGCTGTCCCGGGCATCGATGTCGTGATCGGCGGGCATAGCCATACCGAACTGCAGGAGCCAATCATTGTCAACGGCCGCACACCTGTGGTGCAGACGGGAAAGGAGGGCAAAAACCTCGGAGAACTGCTGGTCACCCTGGACGGTGGCAAGCTGACCGTTGAGTCCTATCGGCTCCACCCGATCGACGACACCCTGTTCGGCGACCGCGCCATCGCCAGCGAGATCGACAGCCTCAAGAAGACGGTCAACGAGGCCGTGTTCGTGTCGCGTGGTTACCGCATCGATCAGCCGCTGGCGGTAGCGCCACGAGACCTGCCCAACACGTTTACCGACATTGCCGCTAGCACGCTCCTTGCCAACCTCATCACCGATGCATTCAGAAACGCCACGAAAGCCGATATTGGTTTCACCGTCAACGGGCTGATGCGCTCCGGTCTTACCCGAGGAAAATCAGGTGTGCAAACGGTCTACGATGTGTTCGCGGTGGCGCCCCTCGGCTACGGCGTGGTGGATACCACGGCCGGCAGCGCACTCGTGACCGGCTACTTCACTGGCCAGGAATTGAAGAATCTGCTCGAATTCTTCCTCGTAGACAACCCGACCCATCCCGGCGAGTATTTCCCGCGCGCTTCCGGCATGCGCTTCCGGTACGACACGACCCGGCCACAGTTCGATGTCGTGACCGCTATCGAATTGGGAGACCTTGATCGCGGCTACCACGCCATGGACATTACCGGACAGGACGATCGCTTGCACAGCTTCACCTGCCCTCTGATGCTCGGTGTCATTGTCGTGGGCATCCCCAAGCTGAGCAAAGGCAAACTAGCTCTTGTTCCGAAGAACAAGGCGGGTCGCGCCCTCACATCGAGGGTAGAGGCGCTTGACGCGCCTCACGAGAACTCCGGTTACCTGCTACCGCCGCCAGGCAAGGTGGACAAGAGTAGTGTCGCCACCGGGACTGGGAAAGGCGCTCTGCGCGAGATCAAGGAGTGGCAGGCGATCATGGATCATTTACGACGCCTGCCGGTCAAGAGCAAGGGCGAACTGCCCGTGATCCCGGTCGATGAACGCGCTGCGGAGGTGCGTGCGATCAAAATGGGCTGACCGGGTGCGGAATGGACGATTCGACTCGAAAACCGACGGCCTCCGACCCTGGGCCTGCTTCGCCGACGACCATATATTGGAGCTCGGCCAGCGAAAAGAGCTGCCGCTGAGGGCTCATGAGTGGTCATCCAGGGCGGGGCGGAGATCGCCGCTTCATTCGCCGTCACGGTCCTTCGGCACCGCGCAGACAAATGACTCAGAAGGCTCGATCAGAGCCATCCGGCCCCGATCGCGATGAGGGAATAGGCAAGGCTTCCGCTACCGGGTTCCTCACCGCGAAGCCCGCACGGTTCGCAGCCAGTGACTAGCCGGTAACGGCGAGAGTCGGCGGCAAGCGGCAAGCGCCGGGTGGCTAGGACAGGCGTGCGATCTCCTCCAGCAGTGCCGCTTCCATCGCCTCGATCGGCGCGCGTGCGCAGCCGGTGTAGTACTCGACCTGGGCGCAGGCCTGGTGCAGCATCATGCGCGTGCCGTCGATGGTGCGGCAGCCAAGCGCGGCGGCATCGCGGATCAGCTTGCTCCTGACCGGGATAAAGGCAGCGTCCATGACGATCAGGTGGGCGGCGAGCTGCCCGGCCACGGGGTTGACATCGGGGGCGCGAAAACCGGCGGCCGTTGCGTTGGCGAGCATGTCGAAGTCTGCCGCCCGGAAGTCGGACAACGCGCCGCCAAAGCGCAGGCCAAGCGAGGCGGCCAGTTCTTCGCCGCGCGCCGCGGTGCGGTTGAATACGGTCACGTTGGCGCCGGCCTCGCGCAATCCATAGGCCATGGCACGCGCCGCGCCGCCGGCGCCAAGCAGCGCGATGCGCTTGCCCGGCAGTTCGGTCACCTCCTGGAAGGCACGCACTGCGCCGATGCAATCGGTGTTGTAGCCGGTCAGCACGCCATCGACATTGTTGATGGTATTGACCGCGCCGATGGCGCGCGCGGTCTGGTCGAGGTGATCGAGGTGAGGGATCACGGCTTGCTTGTGCGGCATCGATACATTCATGCCGCGCACGCCCAGCGCGCGGATCGATTGCACGGCGCCGGGCACGTCCTGCACGCCGAAGCAGACGAAGGTGTAGTCGATCTCCAGCGCCCGGTAGGCAGCATTGTGGATGCGCACATTGAAGGTGAAAGGCTCGCCCATGATCGAGCCGCACAGCGTGGGAATGGAACGGGGCATTGCGGATGCTCCTTGCGGAAAAGTTTGGGCAGCGGCCTAAGCGGCCGTGGCTGTCAGGTCGAAGCGCGCGGCGGGTGGCCGCCCGGCCAGCGCGTCCAGCAGGTTGCGTGTGGCCAGTTCCGCCATGGCGCGGCGGGTTTCATGCGTGGCCGAGCCAATGTGAGGCAGGGCTGTCACCTTAGGATGGCAGCGCAGCGGCGAATCCTGCGGTAGCGGTTCGGTGGCAAAGACGTCGAGGCCGGCGGCGTGCAGGTGGCCGCTGTCGAGCGCTGCGAGCAGCGCGTCTTCCTGCACGATCTGGCCCCGGGCGCCGTTGACAAAGATGGCGCCCGGTTTCATCAGCGCGAACTCGCGCTGCCCCATCAAGCCGCGCGTGCTCTCGGTCAACGGCAGCGTGACGGCAACGATATCGGCGCGCCGCAAGGCGTCATCGAGTTCCGTGCGGGTGGCGCGCCCCACGAGATCGAGTGGTTCGGCGGCGGTCTCGTTGACGTAGAGCACCTCCATGCCGAAGCCAAGCGCCGCGCGGCGTGCCACCGCCTGCCCGATGCGCCCGAAACCGAGGATCGCCAGCGTCTTGCCGTGCACGTCCCAGCCGAACAGGCTTTCACCGATATTGGCGGCCCAGCGGCCTTCGCGCACATGGGCGGCGAGCTCGACCAGGCGGCGGCTGGCCGCCATGATGAGTGCGAAGACCGTGTCGGCGGTGGTTTCGGTGAGTACACCGGGCGTATGGCACAGCGCGATGCCACGCCGGCGCAGGCAGGCGAGGTCATAGTTGTCGACCCCCACCGAAATACTCGAGATCACCTCCAGCTGGCCGGCTTCTGCCAGTTCGGCCGCGCCTAGCTTGACGCTGGAGCCGATCAGGCCGTGCGCGTTTGCCAGCGCGGCGCGAAAGGCCGGCCGTTGCGCCGGCTGGCGCGGGTCGGCGACGATCACATCATGCTCCGATTCGATCCGGGCGAGCAGGTCGGGCGGAATGGGACGGAACACCAGTACATTCTTGCGCATCGCAAATCCTTGCTGTGACTTCACAGGTTGCTGGCCGCCAGCAGGGCATGGGTCGGCAGGCCTTCGGTGTCGCCGCGCACCTGCACCGCCCGCGCGCCGATCCATGCGCCGCGCCGGACGGCGTCGGCCACCGGCCGGCCTTCCAGCAGCGCGCTGATGACGCCCACGGCAAAGCCATCTCCGGCGCCGACGGTGTCGACGACACGCTCGACGCTGAACGCCGGGACATGGCCGGTGCCGGCTTCGCCATCGAAGTAGGCGCCTTCAGCGCCCAGCTTCACGACTACCAGCCTGGCGCCGCGCTTACGGTAAAAGGCGGCAATGCGTTCGGGCTCGGCATGGCCGGTCAGGAAGCGGCCTTCCTCGATGCCGGGCAGCACCCAGTCGCACTGTTGGGCCAGGTTGTTCAACGTCTCGCGCATCAGCTCGGGCGTGGCCCACAACGCGGGGCGCAGATTGGGATCGAACGAGATCGTGCGGCTGGCGGCCCGCATGGTGGCGATGGCCTGGCGTGTGGCGGCCTGCGTGCCTTCGGCCAGCGCGGGAAACACGCCGGTGACGTGCAGGTGCCGTGCGCGCCGCAGCCACCGGTCGTCCAGATGCCCCGGGTTCATGCGGCTTGCGGCCGAGCCACGGCGGTGATATTCCACGGGTGGATCGCTGCCGTCGTCGACCCGTCCCTTGAACTGAAACCCGGTGCGCTCGCCGGGCTCGCACACCACCTGGCTGCAATCCACGCCTTCACGCCGCATTTCACCGAGCAGGTAGCGCGCCATCGAATCATCGCCCAGGCGGCTGGCCCATCCGACTTTCAAGCCCAGGCGCGACAGGCCGATGGCCACATTGGTCTCGGCGCCGGCAGTGCGTTTGTGGAAGGTCTGCACGCCTTCGAGCGGCCCGGCTTCACCGGCCACCAGCATCAGCATTGCCTCGCCCAGCGTCACCACATCCAGATCGGGGCTCATGCGGGAATCTCCACCGAACGCAGCAGTTCGACATGGTTGCGCGTGACCTGCACCAGGTCTTCGCCTTGCAGCGGAAACTCGATGGCGCGCGCAACGCCGGCGGGCAGGCGGCGCAATACGCTGCGCCATGGTGCAGCCGATTGGTCCAGCGGCACCGCGATCCACTTGGCGGGCGTGCGCAGCACACCTTTGCAGTGCACATAGCCCACCTGTGCGGCGAAGACCTGCGCGGCGTCGAGCGGATCTTCGCCTGTCCAGTGCCAGTTGCCCATATCGAAGGTCATCGGTACCGTCTTGCCGAGTGCCGTGGCACGCGCGAAGAAGTCGCGCAGTGGCGGTGCGGTGCCGGCGCTGGTGGTCTGGTCGTTTTCCACGACGAGCTCGATGCCGCCGTGCCGCAGCCACGGGAGCAATCCTTCCAGCGCCGTGCCTTGGCGATAGCCACCCAGCGACATCTTGACCCGGCCGGCACCGAGCGCCAGCGCGGTTGTGAAGGCGCGGTCGAGCGCGGCGAGGTCGAGGTTGCCGCTTTCGCTCCAGAGGCCTTCGGGGCTGGACCAGACCACGCTTAGCCCATGCTGTTCAGCGACCGCGCGCTGCTCGCTGACTTCATCCCTATGCCCGCGCTGGAGTTCGCCGCGGTATTCCACGCCATCGGCCCCAGCCGCCGCGGCAATCCGCGCCAGGGCCGCTTGCCCGTCGCGCCGGGCGAGGTCCGCGCCGTAGGCCGCGAGCGAGATCAGCACCGGCGGCTGGAACGCGCCATCTTGTTGCCGCCGGGTCATTTCAGGGCTCCCGCGCTGAGGAATTGCTGCAGTTCCGGTGTGCGTGGCTGCGCGAACAGCGCCTTCGACGGGCCCGCTTCGTGCACCTTGCCCTGGTGCATGAAGATGGTGGTATGGGCCATGCGGCGCGCGAACTCCATCTCATGCGTCACCAGCACCATGGTCATGCCGGAAGCGGCCAGGTTCTCCATGACGCGCAGCACCTCCGCCGTCAGCTCCGGATCGAGCGCGGAGGTCACTTCGTCGAACAGCATCACCTTGGGTTCCATCGCCAGCGAACGTGCAATGGCCACGCGTTGCTGCTGGCCGCCCGAGAGCTGCTCGGGGTAGCAGTCCTTCTTGTCCAGCAAGCCGACCTGGGCCAGCACCTGGTCGACGATGCCGTCGATCTTGCCCGTGGCCATCTTCTTGACGATGGCAGGCGCCAGCGCAATGTTCTCGCCCACCGTCAGGTGCGGAAAGAGGTTGTAGCTCTGGAACACCATGCCTACGTCGCGGCGCAGGTCGAGCAGCCGCTTCCTGTCGTGATCCAGCTTGTGCCCGGCGACCGTGATATTGCCGGCATTGATGGTTTCCAGGCCGTTCAGGCAGCGCAGCATGGTGCTCTTGCCGGAGCCGCTGCGGCCGATGATGGCGACCACCTGGCCCGGCTCGATGGCAAACGACACGCCCTTCAAGACTTCGACGGGGCCATAGGATTTGTGCACGCCTTGTGCTTCAACGATGGGCATGGAGCCTCCTTTCCATGCGCCTGGCTGCCGAAGAAAGCGGGAAGCAAAGCGCGAAGTAGATAAGTGCGACGACGACGAAGACCGCGAAGGGCTGGAAGGTCGCGTTGTTGATCAGCTGGCCGGCGCGGGTGAGTTCGATGACGCCGATGATGGAAGTGATCGAGGTGTTCTTGACCAGCTGGACCGAGAAGCCCACCGTGGGCGGCAGGGCCAGCCGCACGGCCTGCGGCAGCACGACATGGCGCAACTGCTGCCAGCGGGTGAGGGCGAGCGCCTCGCTGGCCTCCCACTGCCCTTGCGGCACGGCCTCGATGCAGCCCCGCCAGATCTCGCCAAGGTAAGCGCTGGCATAGATCGACATCGCCAGCATGGCCGCCACCATCGGCGACAGCTTGAGCCCGAGCACGGAGAGGCCGTAGTAGCTCAGGAACAGCACGATCAGCACCGGCGTGCCTTGCACGATCTGGATGTAGACCGTGCTGGCGAGGCGCAGCAGGGCGCTTCTGGAGGTCCGCCCCAGCGCGACCAGGAAGCCGGCCAGCGTGCCGCCGACGAAGGCCAGCAAGGTCACCCACAGCGTCCAGCGTGCTGCCAGGAGCAGGATTTCAAGATGATTCCAGGAGAACTCGGTAATCATTTCGCGCTCCCTGCAACAGCCGGCGTCAGCGCCGCATGCGCCAGGGGCGCAACGCGGGCAGTGCGCGCGGCCTTCCTGGCGCGCGCCACCACGCGGCGCCGCCTGAACACCAGATTGCCGATCAGGGCAAACATGGCGCGCAACAGCAGTGCCAGCCCGATGTAGATGAACATGACGAGGATGTAGCTCTCGAAGGTGCGGAAGGTCTGCGAATCGACCTGGCTGGCGACCGCCGTCAGCTCTTCCACCGAGATCGCCGACACCACGCTCGAGGTCAGCATCATCAGCGTGAACTGGCTGGTCAGCGCCGGATAGACCTTCTCGAAGGCTGGCACCAGGGCGACGTGGCGGATCAACTGCCAGCGCGTCATGCCCAGCGCGGCGGCGGCTTCGAGCTGCGAGCGATGAACCGCCTGCAGGCCGGCCCGGATGATCTCGGTCGAGTAAGCACCGAGGTTGACCGTCATGGCAATCACCGCGGCGGTGATGGCATCGATCTGCAGGCCGATGGTAGGCAAGCCGAAGAAGATGATGAAGAGCTGGATCAGGAAGGGCGTGTTGCGGATCGCCTCGACGTATGCCCTGGCGGCGCGCTGGAGCCAGGGGCCGCCAAACGCTGCCGCGATGGCGCCGGCGGTACCGACCAGCGTGCCAAGCAGGATCGAGCCAAAGCTGAGCGCCAGCGTCATGGCCGCGCCGTCCGCAAAGCGGTCCAGCTGCGACAGCACCGGGCTCCATTCAAATTGATAGTTCATGCGGGTCTCCTGGCGCGCCGGCTGACGCCCGCGCGCAACGTCGGACGTGCCGGGGTCAGAACGTTTGCAGCGCGGGCAGCGCCTTGCCGGTCCACTTCTGCGCAATGGCGTCGAGTTCGCCATTGAGCTTGACGTAGGAGATGGTGGTGTTGAGCCACTGGCGCAGCTCGAAGGCGTCCTTGCGCACGGCCATCGAGTTCGGTTGCACCGAGAACGCGAACTTGGCATCGAACTTGCCGGCGCCGCGCGCCTTCATGATCTCGTTGCCGGTGGTGCTGGGCAGGGCAATGGCTTCGACCTGGTTGCTGATCAGCGCCTGCGCGCAAGTGGCGTCGTCCTCGAAGCGGACGATGCTCATGCCGGGCACCGCCAGGCGGGTCAGCGCCGTGTCCTGCGTGGTGCCGCGCGTCACGCCAACTTTCTTCTTCCCAAGCTCAGCCAGCTTGGCGTACTTGGCCGCGACCGGCGCGAAGATGGTCAGCTCGAACGCGCTGTAGGGCGAACTGAACATGATGGCCCGCGCCCGCTCGGGCGTCGGCGCCAGGGTGGCGACGAGGAAATCGACCTTGCCGGCCTCCAGCGCCGGAATGCGGCTGGGCGAGGTGAGCGGCACGATATCGACCGGCACGCCGAGGTACTTGCCCAACAGGTTGGCCACGTCGACATCGTAGCCGGCGGGCTTGCCGGTGGCGTCCGTGGTGCCGAAGGGCGGCGCGCCCGTCACCACGCCGATGGTGACCTTGCCCCTCTTGACGATCTCGGCGACGGTCTGTGCCCGGACGCCGACCGAGGCACTGGCCAGGACCAGCAGCGTGAGCACGGGCGCCGCAATCTGGCGCAACAAGCGTTGGATAGTCATCAATGTCTCCTGCACGTTCTGTGGAATGCGTCGCTGGCGTCGCAGCGATCGGCAAGTACGGTTCTGAAACCGGTTTCAGGATTATAGGAAACCGGTTTCAGAACTCCAGCAGTGGAAACCCTTACGGATGAAACCGGGGGATGGAGCGGGGGGAGAGGGTGGGCGCCCGTTACGCCGTCGCGTGGCCAGGAACCACTGCCGGGTTCCTGTCAGCCGCGGCGCGTCGACCCGCGCTTGACCAGGGTGCCAGGCAACAGGACCTGGCGCGGCGCAAGCTGCGCGCCTTGCAGGCGCTCGATCAGGCAGTTGGTGGCGGCGCGTCCGATATCGTCGGTCGGCTGGGAAATGGTGCTCAGGCCGGGGCCGACCAGGGCAGCCCATTCCGGATCATCGAAGCCGATCAGGCCGAGGTCGGTGCCCAGCTGCCACCCCAGCCTGGCCGCGGCGGCGGCCACGCGCAGCGAGATCACCGCATTGGCCGCCAGCACGGCTACCGGCGCCTCGCCGGCGTCGCGGCGCAGGGCGCGCAGCGCTTCGTCCAGGGCGGCGTCGTCACCGGTACGGGCTTCGAACACGCTTCCGCCAAGCGAGTCCGCATGCTCAGCGATGAAGTTCTGGAAGGCCCGGGCGCGCTCGTTGCGCGAGCTGATGGCCTTGATCGGCTCGCTGATGAAGAGCAGGCGCCGGTAGCCGGCTTCGAGCAGGTGGCCGGCAGCCTCGTGGACCGCGGAGAGGTTATCCAGGGCCACCAGGTCGACTTCCGCGTCGCCGACCTTGCGGTCGACCAGCACGACCGGCTTGCCCAGTTGCGCGGCATCGGCGAGGGCGCCGCCGTCGTGGCCCAGCGTGTGCAGGATGAAGCCCTCGACCCGGTAGGCCGACAGCGAGCGGATGGCTTCGCGCTCCAGTTGCTCGTCATTGCCCAGGTTGAACAGCATCACCATATAGCCGGCGTCGCGGCAGGCCTTTTCCACACCACGCAGCACGGCCACCGAGAACGAATTGGAAACGTCCGCCACCACCAGCCCGATCAGGCGCGACTTGCCGCGCTTGAGCGCCTGCGCCATGGGACTCGGGCTATAGCCCAGCGCGCGCACGGCCGCGGCCACGCGTGCCTCCACGTCGGCGGACAACTGCTCGCCGCCCCGGTTCAGGTAGCGCGATACCGTTGCCTTCGAGACGCCCGCATGGTTGGCAACGTCCTGGATGGTGAGTTTCTCTGCGGGCTTCAGGTCGGACTTGGCTTGTGTCACGGCGCGTGGCATGGGAGGTTGGTCTCGGTGAAACCAGTTTCAGGATTATGCATCGTGCGTCCCCGGCTTGCCAGCACCCCGGGCCGGGCGGCGATCATGCACTTTGTGGAGGCGAGCGAGGACGGAGGAGGACCTGGCCGCGACTGCGCGATAATGGCCGCCTTGCTATCAAATTGAAGGACAGAAGGGGTAATGGATCAGCATTTCACCGCGCAGCTCGAAGCCGCCCAGCGCCACTTCGACGCTGGCCAGCTCGACGCGGCAGCGCAATGGCTTCAGGAAGTCATCGACGCGGACCCGCATCACGGCGATGCCCTGGAGGGGCTCGCCTACATCGCCGCGCGCAAGCAAAGCCCCGCGGCAGCCGCCGGATACTTCGACCGCGCCCTGACTGTCCTCCCGGCCCAGGCGGAGCGCTGCCATGCCGCCGGCCTGGTGCACCAGGCCGCGGGCAACCATGCGCGCGCCGTTGCCCTGCTGGAGCAGGCCATCGGGCTGGCCCCGCGCCAACTGCCGTCCCTGCACGCGGCGGCGATGTCGCTGTCAGCGCTGGGCGAGCACGGGCGCGCGCTGGAAATGCTCAAGCGTGCCGCCGCCCTCAGCCCGGGCTCCTGGGAGATCCACTACAACATGGGCCGTGCCCTGGGCCTGCTGGACCAGTACGATGCCGAGATGGCGGCGTACCGGCGCGCGATCGAGCTCAAGCCTGATTGCGCCGACGCCTACACCAACCTCGGTGTCGCGCTGGGCGAGTCGCATCGCTTCGAGGAAGCGCTGCGCATGTTCAAGAAGGCCATACAGATCGCCCCGAACAATCCCGGCGCGCGCGCCAACCGGGCCGGCACCAACCTGCTGCTGGGCGAGTTCGAGCACGGGTGGCGCGAATACGAGTGCCGCTGGCAAATCGGGATCCAGCGGCCGCACGGCCTTGGGGATAGCCTCTGGCTCGGCGCGCCGCCGCTTGCCGGCAAGACGCTGCTGCTGCATTGCGAGCAAGGCTTTGGCGACACGCTGCAGTTCGTGCGCTACATCCCGTTGCTGGTGGACATCGGCGCGCGGATCGTGCTGCGCGTGCAGGAACCCCTGCGTGCCTTGCTGGCGGATTTCCCAGGGGTCAGCGCGGTGATCGGCCAGAGCGAGGCGGTGCCGGCGTTCGATTATCACTGCCCCTTGCTGAGCCTGCCGTACGCACTCTGGAAGGTGAGCACCGCCATCCCCGCGGCCACGCCGTACCTGCACGCCGATGCCGCGCGCCGCGCCAGGTGGGCAGCCTGGCTCGGCGAGGACGCGCGCCGTCCGCGTGTCGGCGTGGTGTGGAGCGGCAGCCCCACGCACCTCAACGACCGCAAGCGGTCGATACCCCTGCGCGACCTGGCCCCGTTGTTCGAGGCCGATGCCACGTTCGTCTCGCTGCAGAAGGACGTCAGGGCATCCGATCTCGACGCCTTGCGCGCGCTACCCGCGATGCGCGATCCGTCGGCGCAGCTGGAAACGTTCTGGGATACCGCCGCCCTGATCGCCGA comes from the Cupriavidus basilensis genome and includes:
- a CDS encoding bifunctional metallophosphatase/5'-nucleotidase, which translates into the protein MSTYRAREAHTRREFLAGSVAVGTALLVHGAPFAAENGKKTFTILHTNDMHSAFIGLGPAQDYTPFKLNDDATRGGFARLAGLIEKRSAARKGRGPVLILDAGDYSMGTAFGAATREVGGELQLMSRMGYDATTFGNHEFDYGPDGLGKSISVAARAGRIPAVLAANTDFSKDDATLADLKQLAKRGVISRCVVIERGGIRFGLFGVIGKEAVFYTNGGAASFPDAIEAARETVKILRETERVDVVIALSHGGVEQGKDGRYTAGDDIRLAEAVPGIDVVIGGHSHTELQEPIIVNGRTPVVQTGKEGKNLGELLVTLDGGKLTVESYRLHPIDDTLFGDRAIASEIDSLKKTVNEAVFVSRGYRIDQPLAVAPRDLPNTFTDIAASTLLANLITDAFRNATKADIGFTVNGLMRSGLTRGKSGVQTVYDVFAVAPLGYGVVDTTAGSALVTGYFTGQELKNLLEFFLVDNPTHPGEYFPRASGMRFRYDTTRPQFDVVTAIELGDLDRGYHAMDITGQDDRLHSFTCPLMLGVIVVGIPKLSKGKLALVPKNKAGRALTSRVEALDAPHENSGYLLPPPGKVDKSSVATGTGKGALREIKEWQAIMDHLRRLPVKSKGELPVIPVDERAAEVRAIKMG
- a CDS encoding shikimate dehydrogenase family protein codes for the protein MPRSIPTLCGSIMGEPFTFNVRIHNAAYRALEIDYTFVCFGVQDVPGAVQSIRALGVRGMNVSMPHKQAVIPHLDHLDQTARAIGAVNTINNVDGVLTGYNTDCIGAVRAFQEVTELPGKRIALLGAGGAARAMAYGLREAGANVTVFNRTAARGEELAASLGLRFGGALSDFRAADFDMLANATAAGFRAPDVNPVAGQLAAHLIVMDAAFIPVRSKLIRDAAALGCRTIDGTRMMLHQACAQVEYYTGCARAPIEAMEAALLEEIARLS
- a CDS encoding 2-hydroxyacid dehydrogenase, with the protein product MRKNVLVFRPIPPDLLARIESEHDVIVADPRQPAQRPAFRAALANAHGLIGSSVKLGAAELAEAGQLEVISSISVGVDNYDLACLRRRGIALCHTPGVLTETTADTVFALIMAASRRLVELAAHVREGRWAANIGESLFGWDVHGKTLAILGFGRIGQAVARRAALGFGMEVLYVNETAAEPLDLVGRATRTELDDALRRADIVAVTLPLTESTRGLMGQREFALMKPGAIFVNGARGQIVQEDALLAALDSGHLHAAGLDVFATEPLPQDSPLRCHPKVTALPHIGSATHETRRAMAELATRNLLDALAGRPPAARFDLTATAA
- a CDS encoding sugar kinase, with product MSPDLDVVTLGEAMLMLVAGEAGPLEGVQTFHKRTAGAETNVAIGLSRLGLKVGWASRLGDDSMARYLLGEMRREGVDCSQVVCEPGERTGFQFKGRVDDGSDPPVEYHRRGSAASRMNPGHLDDRWLRRARHLHVTGVFPALAEGTQAATRQAIATMRAASRTISFDPNLRPALWATPELMRETLNNLAQQCDWVLPGIEEGRFLTGHAEPERIAAFYRKRGARLVVVKLGAEGAYFDGEAGTGHVPAFSVERVVDTVGAGDGFAVGVISALLEGRPVADAVRRGAWIGARAVQVRGDTEGLPTHALLAASNL
- a CDS encoding sugar phosphate isomerase/epimerase family protein — its product is MTRRQQDGAFQPPVLISLAAYGADLARRDGQAALARIAAAAGADGVEYRGELQRGHRDEVSEQRAVAEQHGLSVVWSSPEGLWSESGNLDLAALDRAFTTALALGAGRVKMSLGGYRQGTALEGLLPWLRHGGIELVVENDQTTSAGTAPPLRDFFARATALGKTVPMTFDMGNWHWTGEDPLDAAQVFAAQVGYVHCKGVLRTPAKWIAVPLDQSAAPWRSVLRRLPAGVARAIEFPLQGEDLVQVTRNHVELLRSVEIPA
- a CDS encoding amino acid ABC transporter ATP-binding protein, whose protein sequence is MPIVEAQGVHKSYGPVEVLKGVSFAIEPGQVVAIIGRSGSGKSTMLRCLNGLETINAGNITVAGHKLDHDRKRLLDLRRDVGMVFQSYNLFPHLTVGENIALAPAIVKKMATGKIDGIVDQVLAQVGLLDKKDCYPEQLSGGQQQRVAIARSLAMEPKVMLFDEVTSALDPELTAEVLRVMENLAASGMTMVLVTHEMEFARRMAHTTIFMHQGKVHEAGPSKALFAQPRTPELQQFLSAGALK
- a CDS encoding amino acid ABC transporter permease, which encodes MITEFSWNHLEILLLAARWTLWVTLLAFVGGTLAGFLVALGRTSRSALLRLASTVYIQIVQGTPVLIVLFLSYYGLSVLGLKLSPMVAAMLAMSIYASAYLGEIWRGCIEAVPQGQWEASEALALTRWQQLRHVVLPQAVRLALPPTVGFSVQLVKNTSITSIIGVIELTRAGQLINNATFQPFAVFVVVALIYFALCFPLSSAARRMERRLHAHR
- a CDS encoding amino acid ABC transporter permease translates to MNYQFEWSPVLSQLDRFADGAAMTLALSFGSILLGTLVGTAGAIAAAFGGPWLQRAARAYVEAIRNTPFLIQLFIIFFGLPTIGLQIDAITAAVIAMTVNLGAYSTEIIRAGLQAVHRSQLEAAAALGMTRWQLIRHVALVPAFEKVYPALTSQFTLMMLTSSVVSAISVEELTAVASQVDSQTFRTFESYILVMFIYIGLALLLRAMFALIGNLVFRRRRVVARARKAARTARVAPLAHAALTPAVAGSAK
- a CDS encoding transporter substrate-binding domain-containing protein gives rise to the protein MTIQRLLRQIAAPVLTLLVLASASVGVRAQTVAEIVKRGKVTIGVVTGAPPFGTTDATGKPAGYDVDVANLLGKYLGVPVDIVPLTSPSRIPALEAGKVDFLVATLAPTPERARAIMFSSPYSAFELTIFAPVAAKYAKLAELGKKKVGVTRGTTQDTALTRLAVPGMSIVRFEDDATCAQALISNQVEAIALPSTTGNEIMKARGAGKFDAKFAFSVQPNSMAVRKDAFELRQWLNTTISYVKLNGELDAIAQKWTGKALPALQTF
- a CDS encoding substrate-binding domain-containing protein, which translates into the protein MPRAVTQAKSDLKPAEKLTIQDVANHAGVSKATVSRYLNRGGEQLSADVEARVAAAVRALGYSPSPMAQALKRGKSRLIGLVVADVSNSFSVAVLRGVEKACRDAGYMVMLFNLGNDEQLEREAIRSLSAYRVEGFILHTLGHDGGALADAAQLGKPVVLVDRKVGDAEVDLVALDNLSAVHEAAGHLLEAGYRRLLFISEPIKAISSRNERARAFQNFIAEHADSLGGSVFEARTGDDAALDEALRALRRDAGEAPVAVLAANAVISLRVAAAAARLGWQLGTDLGLIGFDDPEWAALVGPGLSTISQPTDDIGRAATNCLIERLQGAQLAPRQVLLPGTLVKRGSTRRG